The nucleotide window GCGCGTTAATTATGGAAGATTTTGCCCAATTAATCGTGTATTTAACAAATGGTACAGAAATTGTAGGAAAACTGTGGACTGGGCGGGTAATTTACATAGTATACACATAtttggtaataaggtttcatatatggtatagttACGAAAAAATTCCTAATCATAATTATTGCTTATTGAGCACGATTGACGACCGTTAATTCAGTTAATTGATCCGCCAAGCACTTTCCTATTAATTAGTTGAACAAGAAAGAGTGGCCATTTGGTACATAACATATAGCTGAAATCCACAGCACCATCCAATTTTTGGAAACATTTGCATTAGGGAAACactcttcctttcttccttcttcACATCTACTAGAGAGAAATTAAGAGGAAGGTCATGATCTGGGGTTTACTCTACCTACCAAGATCATGATCTATCTCATTTCATCCCTTGCATTTTGATCCCTCATTTCTTCATCTCTTCTGATCAACATTCATTGTCTTGAATTTTGTTGGGTTGTTTTTATTAGACAAAAGTTGAGGTAAAAAGAATGGCTTCGCGATCTTTCAAGCGTTTGGTTGAACAGAAGGTGGGAAGAGTTGGGGTTTTCTTCATATACGCTATTCTTGAATGGGCGATGATCATTATTCTTTTCATTGATGGTTTTCTTGCATTTTTCACCAATGAATTCGCCAAGTTCTTTGAATTGAAAGTTCCCTGCCTGCTATGCACGAGGATCGATCATATTTTCATTAAAAGGAACTCTAGTTTTTATTATAATGATTCCATTTGTGAAGTTCACAAAAAGGACATCTCTTCCCTTGCGTATTGTCATGTCCACAAGAAGCTTTCTGATATTAGGAACATGTGTGAAGGCTGCCTTCTCTCGTTTGCAACAGAGAAGGATTCTGATTGTGATAGGTATAAGTCATTAGTTGGGATTTTGCATAAAGACATTGATTGCTTTATGGATGGAGATGATCAGAGAGTTTCCATAAAATCAGTGAAGAATGAAGATGAAGTCATCAAAACTGGAACTGTTGTTGTCCTGAGGTGTTCTTGTTGTGGGGAGCCTCTGAAACTGAGGTCTAAATATACGCGGGACTTGTCTataaatgaaaatatttattCACAAGCTCCTGCCCCGTCTCCTCGATCTCCCTTGACAACATGGAGAAATGAGGAATCGCGCAATCTAGAATTGCCTCATGTTCGGTACACAGAGCTGAAGTTTACCTCAGATAATGACTCCGACCTTCCAGATGATGAGGGTCACCAAAATGCAGGTACCTATTTATCTTGAGTATTTCTTTTGCTTCATGTTttcttcattatcagtgttgtggtgaaaagaaaaaaagaacaatgaaagaaagagaagagcTCTTTCATCTTAACTTGTGCAAGCACTTTTGTTTTCAACCACCAGATGGTAAAGGAAGGCGCCATCCCTCCTTTCTCTCGCAATCACAATAGCCGTAAAGTCGAATAGTTGAGTTAGACAGGGGTTTTACAATTAGAGTTTAAGTTCTACCCATTGCCAGTGTGTATAACTTAAATCCTTACATTATCATGACAACTCATAACCAGAGGCGGAGCTGGGATTCTAATTCTTTAAGttattgagttctaaattaataatttgtatatattccATGAATTTCACAAGACAAATACAGGGTCGGGACAAAAGCTACTAAGTTTGGTCAAACCCGTAAGCAAAGAGCTAGCTCCGCCCCTGCTCATAACCTCATTCTCTCGTAGCACATACGAGACTGTCATTGTTGAAGGGGATAGTAATAATATTTTGGTTTTGCTTTGGGGGGTGGGGGTAGTTACAATTTTTCCCTTTATCTGTCTTTGATGCTAAGAGTTAGTATGTTGTTAATTTCATGGTATGTTAGTGCTTGGTGCTCGctttaagaaagaaagaataatGTAAGCAGAAGAAATGGTGGAATTGCAGTTACAGAAAGCTTCTCTGAATCAAGAAGGATTATAGCATCCATCAGCGCATAGTTCACATCTCTTGCATAATCTTTTCTACTTTAACTCTCTTTTTTCCAATGTGTAGCAGGTAGAGATGATATTAATGCAGCTACAGATCCTGAGGACATACATGATGAATCTTGCAAAACCCCAAATTCTGCAAGAAACAAAATCTTTGGGATCCCATTGTCAGACTCAGCTCAAGCCAGTCCTAAGTGGCCttataggcccaaaaaattggGTGGTGATAAGAGTGAATTCATTTCAGATGCTAATGACACGAGTGCAGCGAATGAGGCAGATGATGATATCTTGCATCGCTTGAAGAGGCAGGTTCGTCTGGACCGAAAGTCTCTCATGGAACTGTACATGGAATTGGATGAAGAAAGAAGTGCCTCTGCTGTTGCAGCAAACAATGCCATGGCCATGATCACGCGCTTGCAAGCAGAGAAGGCAGCTGTCCAAATGGAAGCTTTGCAATATCAGAGAATGATGGAAGAGCAGGCTGAATATGACCAAGAGGCCTTACAAGTCATGAAAGATCTTGTTTTAAAGAGGGAGGAGGAGATAAAGGTATTGGAAGCTGAACTTGAGACCTACAGGGAGAAATATGGACATGTCAAGAGAGTAGGTAGTGAGGTCTGTGAAGTCGATGCGGATGATGATTATCAAGAGTTGAAATCTCATTCTGTATCATCCTTCGGTGAAAGATCAGAATGTGGCAGTCCTCGTGATATGGATCAGGATGGAGTAAACGAGTTCCATATTGAACGTCCTGGGAAATATGGAGAGGGAACTGTTGATGAATCAAACCTTGATTTTGAGAATGAGAGATCTTATCTACAGGATTTGTTGACAAACCTTGAAAAGAAGATTAAAATACCTCCGGATGTTGAATCTCATGTGTTAGAATCAAATGTGATTCAAGACAGAGGTACATATGATCAGTCTTTGCTTCCTTATTTATCAGCCTTGCTTTTTCTTCTCATTCTTGTTGAAAGTCAGACAACAGATACTAAAACTTCTACAATGTTATTAGGGAATGAGAATAAGGTTACCC belongs to Nicotiana tabacum cultivar K326 chromosome 6, ASM71507v2, whole genome shotgun sequence and includes:
- the LOC107760802 gene encoding putative myosin-binding protein 5; the protein is MASRSFKRLVEQKVGRVGVFFIYAILEWAMIIILFIDGFLAFFTNEFAKFFELKVPCLLCTRIDHIFIKRNSSFYYNDSICEVHKKDISSLAYCHVHKKLSDIRNMCEGCLLSFATEKDSDCDRYKSLVGILHKDIDCFMDGDDQRVSIKSVKNEDEVIKTGTVVVLRCSCCGEPLKLRSKYTRDLSINENIYSQAPAPSPRSPLTTWRNEESRNLELPHVRYTELKFTSDNDSDLPDDEGHQNAAGRDDINAATDPEDIHDESCKTPNSARNKIFGIPLSDSAQASPKWPYRPKKLGGDKSEFISDANDTSAANEADDDILHRLKRQVRLDRKSLMELYMELDEERSASAVAANNAMAMITRLQAEKAAVQMEALQYQRMMEEQAEYDQEALQVMKDLVLKREEEIKVLEAELETYREKYGHVKRVGSEVCEVDADDDYQELKSHSVSSFGERSECGSPRDMDQDGVNEFHIERPGKYGEGTVDESNLDFENERSYLQDLLTNLEKKIKIPPDVESHVLESNVIQDRGNENKVTLTREVSLIRERLRAVEAESGFLKHAARTLQRGGEGTKLLTEIAQHLRELRYPDTATGNADA